The proteins below are encoded in one region of Scomber japonicus isolate fScoJap1 chromosome 24, fScoJap1.pri, whole genome shotgun sequence:
- the LOC128354426 gene encoding methyl-CpG-binding domain protein 5-like: MNGGKDCEAGDERQAVPVQVPIGWQRKAEQGGGVIYISPSGSVLSSLEQVKTYLLTDGTCKCGLECPLILHKVFNFDPGAAVKQRTAEDVKADEDVTKLCIHKRKLLAVATLHRSMETHPPLTLTSPGGGTSSVVAAHSTTQRAIRTKPHDGLPNAVGPDCKNPFKMMMAAGHQQQQQRLYPPQEMGGAQQPELYSGYTRPQRLASGEPGPKSPYRAGYGSMLSPPPSSAKLYGDGSQSPSTDTLGSPEGFQRTNPCGFPGAGSPGSASIHGNSRTPLSPPSVMLHGSPAGQLSCAMTGRTSTPLSPTATAKSPVMNMNMPRGNFPPGMEMPRAPFHHKTQPPVHPVPPPPSIPPSCALQKRQLMSEKDPLGILDPIPSKPVSQSPANAPNPSNFQPNIHSQVPVMNVNIPPPAIVPLPSNLPLPTVKPGPVGHGGHVQRTQQGGPASSMSPSPVTSPVHMVGPAHGRMETSPHRSRSSSTSSDHGNFAMPSGHQVPCGTMKVPPRSPRSAMGSPRPAMPSSPSTNKTDPHHQYKDSQLLSGMGNSIGAQQHTNPMYSPTSSSSSSSSSMATPSASQKGHPGLLGMPLNQILNQQNAASFPASSLLSAAAKAQLANQNKLSAVGNSTAGMAGGGVGMAGMGAGGGGNGGGGGHPGSMSSSRGMEGHSTLNPMLPPNSTMLLNTPEGQSGRAALRDKLMAQQRDPLRKRKQSSGGASVNHDNGNNMVYMLNKPGMGGPHMPGPSATEQLRKVGRLGNLPPNTSMAQLLQSMSCQSSHNMAGSSHRPGLSPGPGSGPQGAAQLHYSDTASMVPGGPQQNLLTQQRLRGPSDPMQHCQNLDTSGGHLGSRPGQFPDMMAQMQASAMSNCGPMGPGGGLVGPDGMPLGRPNTNPPPLSHSGPHPSQQNLLHSIGRTNMVVMPHGGGDGSISDTGNPSSLGCSMGGLQPHVNPGGGQMYQQQVHQGMQQSVSSHPAYQGQQQFSDNPPYTDSNANAGSMACLYQNYQQGMLPHHQFGEGQQPQGEGLRAGTPGSDRGPGRGPESVDAIYRAVVDAANKGMHVTITTTVSGTTQASPVPALSAMSAFTASIGEPVNLPQAVSAVLHGHPEVEVLPQQPRPRQARLGRGQKNMDPGKRTPDGPEANDYFRSPGRGTPRGQWDGETQHGGGFDAHSNNSAWGGEEFLECSTQVRSSPCMERPASLAPAPPCPAEGSNDHSLAMAHGKAFLDDGYRFNNCSRTPANYKERLEQTVERCAHINGATPHFTTRGYGEVLGPPRQELTGDDQSPSSSTSLEGPLATAKDYSHYNGHFNGMAPSPSDTKSLSSEEDLRQPDSPSSELLHYRSRPLDRWNMGELGVWGQLKGFPPWPAKLAGDEQVHSAAMQLREQAKVEPEKLKTLTHDLEALDRAAKRGLKPGKLNNHLEAAIHEAMSELDKMSGTRDRQMKLPKPKRRKISR; this comes from the exons ATGAATGGCGGAAAGGACTGTGAGGCGGGAGATGAGAGGCAGGCCGTCCCTGTCCAGGTCCCCATTGGCTGGCAGCGCAAGGCGGAGCAAGGAGGAGGGGTCATATACATAAG TCCCAGTGGCTCGGTGCTGTCCAGCTTGGAGCAGGTGAAGACCTACCTGCTGACAGATGGAACCTGCAAATGCGGCCTGGAGTGCCCACTCATCCTCCACAAg GTGTTCAACTTCGACCCCGGGGCGGCTGTCAAGCAGAGGACAGCGGAGGATGTGAAAGCAGACGAAGATGTCACCAAGCTCTGCATTCACAAGAGGAAGCTTCTGGCCGTGGCCACGTTGCACCGGAGCATGGAGACGCACCCGCCGCTCACGCTGACCAGTCCAGGGGGAG GTACGTCGTCTGTGGTCGCAGCGCATTCCACAACTCAACGGGCAATAAGGACTAAACCCCACGACGGTCTGCCCAACGCTGTCGGCCCGGACTGCAAGAATCCTTTCAAGATGATGATGGCAGCTggacaccagcagcagcagcagcggctgTATCCGCCCCAGGAGATGGGTGGAGCCCAGCAGCCAGAGCTCTACTCTGGGTACACCAGGCCTCAGAGGCTGGCCAGTGGGGAGCCAGGCCCCAAATCCCCTTACCGGGCGGGGTACGGTAGCATGCTGAGCCCACCTCCATCCAGTGCTAAGCTGTACGGAGATGGCTCGCAGTCACCCAGCACGGACACTCTGGGCAGCCCCGAGGGCTTTCAAAGGACCAATCCTTGTGGGTTTCCAGGAGCCGGCAGTCCCGGCTCAGCCTCCATCCACGGGAACTCGAGGACGCCTCTTTCCCCACCCAGCGTGATGCTCCACGGCTCCCCCGCGGGCCAGCTATCCTGCGCCATGACAGGGAGGACTAGCACGCCCCTCTCCCCCACGGCCACTGCCAAAAGCCCTgtcatgaacatgaacatgccGCGGGGGAACTTCCCCCCTGGTATGGAAATGCCCCGTGCCCCCTTCCACCATAAAACGCAGCCCCCTGTGCATCCTGTACCTCCCCCTCCATCCATACCACCATCCTGTGCCCTGCAGAAAAGGCAACTGATGTCTGAAAAAGACCCCCTAGGCATCCTGGACCCCATCCCCAGCAAGCCTGTCAGCCAGTCCCCGGCCAACGCCCCCAACCCCTCCAACTTCCAGCCTAATATCCACTCTCAGGTACCAGTGATGAATGTAAACATACCCCCACCCGCCATCGTTCCCTTGCCAAGCAACTTACCTTTACCCACAGTGAAGCCTGGGCCTGTGGGGCATGGCGGCCACGTTCAAAGGACTCAACAGGGCGGTCCGGCTTCCTCCATGTCCCCCTCCCCCGTCACCTCCCCTGTCCACATGGTTGGACCCGCCCATGGGAGGATGGAGACCTCCCCCCATCGTTCACGctcatcctccacctcctctgacCACGGGAACTTTGCAATGCCCTCAGGGCACCAGGTCCCGTGTGGCACCATGAAGGTCCCCCCTCGTTCCCCGAGGTCGGCCATGGGGTCTCCCAGGCCGGCCATGCCCTCCAGCCCCTCCACCAACAAAACTGACCCGCATCACCAGTACAAAGACTCCCAGCTGCTGTCCGGGATGGGAAACTCGATTGGCGCCCAGCAGCACACCAACCCCATGTACTCgcccacctcttcctcctcctcctcgtcatcctcTATGGCCACCCCCAGCGCTTCCCAGAAGGGCCACCCAGGACTCCTGGGGATGCCCCTCAACCAGATCCTCAACCAACAGAATGCTGCTTCCTTCCCCGCCAGCAGTCTCCTGTCAGCGGCAGCCAAAGCACAGCTAGCAAATCAAAACAAACTCAGCGCTGTTGGCAACAGCACTGCTGGCATggctggtggtggtgttggtatGGCAGGCATGGGGGCAGGTGGTGGAGGTAACGGAGGGGGCGGCGGGCACCCTGGCTCTATGAGCAGCTCTCGAGGCATGGAGGGGCACAGCACTTTAAACCCCATGCTCCCGCCAAACTCCACCATGCTGCTTAACACTCCTGAAGGTCAGAGCGGCCGGGCGGCGCTGAGAGACAAGCTGATGGCGCAGCAGAGAGACCCGCTGCGCAAACGCAAGCAGTCGTCAGGCGGCGCCTCGGTAAACCACGACAACGGCAACAACATGGTCTACATGCTGAACAAACCGGGCATGGGAGGACCCCACATGCCGGGTCCCAGCGCCACCGAGCAGCTGCGGAAAGTGGGCCGACTCGGAAACCTCCCCCCGAACACCTCCATggcccagctcctccagtccatgAGCTGCCAGAGCTCCCACAACATGGCGGGGAGCAGCCATCGCCCCGGCCTCAGCCCCGGCCCGGGGTCCGGTCCTCAAGGAGCTGCGCAGCTGCACTACAGTGACACCGCATCCATGGTCCCCGGAGGCCCCCAGCAGAACCTCCTCACCCAGCAAAGGCTGCGGGGCCCCAGCGACCCCATGCAGCACTGCCAGAACTTGGACACCTCCGGGGGCCACCTGGGCTCTCGTCCAGGCCAGTTCCCCGACATGATGGCCCAGATGCAGGCCTCGGCCATGAGTAACTGTGGGCCTATGGGGCCCGGCGGTGGACTGGTCGGCCCTGACGGCATGCCGCTGGGACGCCCCAACACTAACCCCCCACCGCTGTCCCATTCTGGCCCCCACCCCTCACAGCAGAACCTCCTTCATAGTATAGGACGGACTAACATGGTAGTGATGCCACACGGAGGCGGAGATGGAAGCATCTCTGACACAG GAAACCCCTCGTCCCTCGGCTGCAGCATGGGCGGCCTGCAGCCTCACGTCAACCCCGGCGGAGGTCAGATGTACCAGCAGCAGGTCCACCAGGGCATGCAGCAGAGCGTGTCCTCGCACCCGGCCTACCAGGGCCAGCAGCAGTTCTCTGACAACCCGCCGTACACAGACAGCAACGCTAACGCCGGCTCCATGGCCTGCCTCTACCAGAACTACCAG CAGGGGATGTTGCCACACCACCAGTTCGGAGAGGGGCAGCAGCCCCAAGGCGAGGGGCTAAGAGCAGGTACGCCTGGCTCCGACAGGGGTCCCGGCAGAGGCCCGGAGTCGGTGGACGCCATCTACAGAGCCGTGGTGGACGCCGCCAACAAGGGCATGCACGTTACCATAACAACCACAGTGAGCGGGACCACACAGGCGAGCCCGGTGCCCGCTCTCAGCGCCATGAGTGCCTTCACAGCCTCGATAGGGGAGCCGGTCAACCTCCCCCAAGCGGTCAGCGCCGTCCTGCACGGGCACCCAGAAGTGGAGGTGTTACCGCAGCAACCCAGACCGAGGCAGGCGAGACTGGGACGAGGTCAGAAGAACATGGATCCGGGGAAGAGAACGCCGGACGGCCCCGAGGCCAACGACTACTTCCGTTCACCTGGACGCGGGACTCCCAGGGGGCAGTGGGACGGGGAGACGCAGCACGGCGGAGGCTTCGACGCTCACAGCAACAACAGCGCCTGGGGTGGCGAGGAGTTTCTGGAGTGCTCCACGCAGGTGAGGAGTAGTCCCTGCATGGAGCGGCCCGCCAGCTTAGCCCCCGCCCCTCCCTGCCCCGCCGAGGGCTCCAACGACCACAGCCTGGCTATGGCTCACGGGAAGGCTTTCCTCGATGACGGCTATCGCTTTAACAACTGCAGCCGGACGCCCGCCAACTACAAGGAGCGTCTGGAGCAGACGGTGGAGCGTTGCGCCCACATTAACGGCGCCACGCCGCACTTCACCACCCGGGGTTACGGAGAAGTCCTCGGCCCCCCGCGGCAGGAGCTAACGGGGGACGACCAGTCGcccagctcctccaccagcctGGAGGGACCTCTGGCCACAGCCAAAGACTACAGCCACTACAACGGCCACTTCAACGGTATGGCCCCCAGCCCCTCGGACACAAAGAGCCTGAGCAGCGAGGAGGACCTGCGGCAGCCCGACTCTCCCTCCTCGGAGCTGCTCCACTACCGGTCCAGGCCCTTGGACAGATGGAACATGGGCGAGCTGGGAGTCTGGGGCCAGCTGAAGGGCTTCCCACCCTGGCCTGCCAAGCTGGCCGGGGACGAACAAGTGCACAGCGCTGCTATGCAGCTGCGGGAGCAGGCCAAG GTCGAACCAGAGAAACTAAAAACACTAACTCATGACTTGGAGGCACTTGACCGAGCCGCCAAAAGAGGCCTGAA ACCGGGGAAACTGAATAATCACTTGGAAGCTGCTATCCACGAGGCCATGAGCGAGCTGGATAAAATGTCGGGCACA AGAGATCGTCAGATGAAGCTCCCCAAGCCTAAGAGGAGGAAGATATCCAGATAA